In Pleurodeles waltl isolate 20211129_DDA chromosome 5, aPleWal1.hap1.20221129, whole genome shotgun sequence, one genomic interval encodes:
- the LOC138297078 gene encoding trace amine-associated receptor 4-like: protein MYIFMVGSIILTVGGNMVVIISISHFKQLHSPTNFLILSLATTDFLLGLVVMPYSMVRSMESCWYFGDLFCTLHTCCDIMLCTASIFHLCFISIDRYYAVCHPLHYMTIITIPVIEGFVFISWSAPFIFAFGLVLSEIHVDGIQEYIQSVTCTGFCFLIFNKTWGLLSSLISFFIPATVMIGIYIHIFTVARHQAKQIDAIAIRPTQESKGHNKVPLKKESKAAKTLSIVMGVFILSWLPFFILTIADPFLDFSTPVDVYNAAVWMGYFNSTFNPIIYGLFYAWFRKAFKIIMTGHIFSPGSSTLNLFSNVNKVTTKRFGMVEGVPCLICT from the coding sequence ATGTACATCTTCATGGTGGGGTCAATAATACTCACAGTTGGAGGAAACATGGTTGTCATTATTTCAATTTCTCATTTCAAGCAGCTTCACTCCCCAACAAATTTCCTGATCCTTTCATTGGCCACCACAGATTTCCTGCTGGGTCTCGTAGTGATGCCCTACAGCATGGTCAGATCCATGGAGTCCTGCTGGTACTTTGGTGACCTCTTCTGCACACTGCACACGTGCTGTGATATCATGCTCTGTACAGCATCTATATTTCATCTATGCTTTATTTCCATCGATCGCTATTATGCCGTGTGCCACCCATTGCACTACATGACAATAATAACTATTCCTGTAATTGAGGGATTTGTGTTTATTAGCTGGTCAGCTCCATTTATCTTCGCTTTTGGCCTTGTGCTGTCTGAAATTCATGTTGATGGAATTCAGGAGTATATACAATCAGTTACCTGCACTGGgttttgttttctcattttcaatAAGACCTGGGGATTGTTGAGTTCTTTGATATCCTTTTTCATTCCAGCCACTGTGATGATAGGTATTTATATACACATTTTTACAGTAGCAAGACATCAAGCCAAACAAATAGATGCAATCGCAATCAGGCCAACACAAGAATCCAAAGGACACAACAAGGTGCCTCtgaaaaaagaaagcaaagcagCCAAAACATTAAGTATAGTAATGGGGGTATTCATACTAAGCTGGCTGCCTTTTTTCATACTCACCATAGCAGACCCTTTCCTGGACTTCTCGACCCCTGTAGACGTATATAACGCTGCTGTCTGGATGGGATACTTTAATTCTACATTTAACCCCATCATTTATGGGTTATTCTATGCTTGGTTTCGAAAAGCGTTCAAAATTATCATGACAGGACACATTttttctccaggttcttccactctaAATCTGTTCTCTAACGTTAACAAGGTAACAACAAAAAGGTTTGGTATGGTAGAAGGTGTGCCCTGCTTAATATGTACATGA